AAAACGCTTCCGCGCGTCCGGCGTAGGTCCAGCGGGCGGGGTCGGCCCGGTCGATGACCCACTGCACAAACTCTGCGTTGAGGTTCCAGAGCGCGGCAATCGAGGTGTCGGATTGTTGGCGCAGCCATTGGCCCAGCTGGGTCGGGTCGGCGAACTTTTTGACGCGGGCCAACGGGCGCACCAGTGGCTCGTCGTTGAGCCGTTCGGCGTCGGCCAGGCTGGCCCCGCCCGAGCAGAAGCAGTAGATCAGTTGGGCCACGATCAGCTCGGGACTGTAGCCGTGGGAGGTGCGGGTGCGCGGGTCCAGTCCGGGCAGGGCGCGGATTTTTTGCCAGAGGTCAAACTGCTGGGCCAGCGCTTCCAAGGCGGGCAATCCGCCCAGGGTGGACTGCTTTTGAGAGGCAACAAACTCGAAGCGGATCCTGGGCGAGCGTTTGGTGACGCTCGGCGTGTCTCGTTGCCGCATGGCGCGCGACGATATTCAACGCCGAACCCAAAAAAATCTTCACCCGCCGGCGAAAACTTCACCCGCCGGTGCAATACTTCAGGCGATGGCCAAGGTTTGGGGAAACCACTGGATTGGCCCCCGCCGACCAGTGCCTCCAACGGCCGGTCTGCCCTTGGGATGTCGCCCCGGGGCGCCCCCACTGCGCACAGGGCTCCGAGCCGGGCCCGGGGTAGCGGGCTTGCCGTTCTCCTGCGGTTGTCGCAGGCTCTTGAGGAGGATGAATAGGAACAGGATCCGGGTCTGGGCGTGTTGTCTGGCGTTGGGGCTGGCGGGTTGTTCGCGCGACTCCCAACCACTCGGGCCTGCGGCAGGCCCGCCCCTGGCCCCCCGACATTACGAGGTGCGCGGGGTTGTAATCGAGCTGGACCCGGCCCGCAGCAACCTGCTCGTACGGCATGAGGAAATCCCGGGGTACATGCGGGCCATGACCATGCCCTTTGCAGTGCGTGACACCAACCTGCTGGCCGGGTTGGCATCGGGCGATTCGATCCGGTTTCGGCTGGTGGTGACCGAGACGGACGGTTGGATCGAAACTCTGGAAAAGGTCAATACCCCCGCCACCAACCGTCTGCCGCTGACGGGACCGTTCCGGCTGGTCCGGGACGTGGACCCGCTTCAACCCGGCGACCTGCTGCCGCACTACCCGCTAACCAACCAATGGGGCCAACCCTTCAGCACCACCAACTTCCATGGACGCGTGCTGGTCCTTTCCTTCATCTACACGCGCTGCCCCTTCCCCACCTTCTGCCCGCGCACGATGCAGGAGCTGGTCCGGGCCTGGCACGCCCTTGCCGCCGACGCTGCCGCTCCTGCGAAAGTTCACTTTCTTGTTGTGAGTTTCGATCCCGAATTCGACACCCCCCAGGTGCTGCGGGCCTACGGCCAGAGCCACGGCGTGCCGGAGGAAGGTTGGACCCTGGCCACCGGCGCGCTGATCGAGGTCACCGCCCTGGCCGAGCAATTCGGGTTGACGTTCTGGCGCGAGGACGGTGGCTGGGCGCACAACCTCCGCACGGCCGTCATCGGCGCCGACGGTCGCGTGCGCGAGATCCTTGTGGGCAACCGCTGGACCGCTGACGACCTGGCACAGGCGATCCGAAAAGCCCTCGCGGCGGAAAAGCCGGCCATGCCGTAATCCGCCCGGCCTCTACGCGATTCCCTGCCGCGAGCCGCGCGATTCCAGCGCGTCCAACCGATCGCATCCGGTCCTTCCCCCGGCGCGGCGGGACCGGCTCCATCACGGAGTTGTTTTGACGTCAGGACGGTTTTTGGCAGACTACGGCGGAACGGGTCGGGCCCGGGCCTTACAAGTCCGGTTGAAACCCGGCCGCGTCACGATCAAAGGAGCTGAAGACGATTTATGGCAAACACAAACCGAGGCAAACTGGGCATTTTGGTCGGAGGTGGACCGGCCCCCGGGATCAACGGGGTGATCGCCGCCGCCACCATCGAGGGCATCAATCAGGGGTTCGAGGTCATCGGGTTCCGTGACGGGTTCAAGTACCTGGCCGAAGGCGACAGCCAGCGGTACACCCGCCTGACCATCGACGACGTCAAACACATCCACCTGCGCGGGGGTTCGATCCTGGGCACGGCACGGACGAACCCGGCCAAATCCGAAACCAGCATGCACAACGTGCTGGATGTGTTGAACAAGCTGGGCGTCACCGCCCTTGTGACCATCGGCGGGGACGACACCGCCTTCTCAGCCAGCCAGGTTTACAAGCGCGCCGAAGGCCGCATCCGGGTGGCGCACGTGCCCAAAACCATTGACAACGACCTGCCCCTGCCCGGATCCACACCCACCTTCGGATTCGAAACCGCCCGGCATTACGGGGTCCAACTGGTGCGCAACCTGAGCGAGGACGCCCAGACGACCTCGCGCTGGTACATCGTCGTGAGCATGGGCCGGTCGGCCGGACACTTGGCCCTCGGGATCGGTAAGGCTGCAGCAGCCACCCTGACCATCATCCCCGAGGAGTTCCGCGACCGCCCCGTCACCCTGGAAGAGGTCTGCGACATCATCATCGGGTCCATCATCAAGCGCCGGGCCATGGGCCGATACTACGGTGTGGTGGTCCTGGCCGAGGGCCTGATCGAAGCCATGGGCGAACAGGGCCTCAAGAACGCCGTGCCCGGCGGGCAGTTGGAGCGCTACGGCCGCGTCATCCGGGACGACCACGGCCATCTCCGTCTGGGCGAAATCGCCTTCGGCCGACTGGTCAAGGACACCCTCATGGCCCGGCTGGAGCCGCTCGGCCTCAAGATCAGCTTCATCGACAAGGACCTCGGGTACGAACTGCGATGCGCCGACCCGATCCCCTTCGATGCCGAATACACCCGCGACCTCGGCTACGGCGCCATCAAGTTCATCCTGTCGGCCGACGCAGCCAAGTACGGCGCCATCATCAGCTTCATCGACGGCAAGATGTTGCCGCTGCCGTTCGAAAAAATGCTCAATCCGCAGACCGGCCGGTTCACCGTGCGCCGGGTCAACGTGGACGGCGAATCCTACGAGTGCGCCCTCCACTACATGATCCGACTCGAACGGTCCGACTTTGAGGACGTCTCCCAACTGGCCCGCCTGGCCGCCGTGGTCAAGATGACACCCGAGCAGTTCAAACAACGGTTCGGTTACCTGGTCGGCATCGCCTGACCCGCCCGGGCCTACGGAACCGTTTCGAAACTCCGCCGCCGCAGGCTCGCTCCACCATCGCCTGCGGCGGTTTTGCTTTTCCCG
This genomic window from Limisphaera ngatamarikiensis contains:
- the pfp gene encoding diphosphate--fructose-6-phosphate 1-phosphotransferase, encoding MANTNRGKLGILVGGGPAPGINGVIAAATIEGINQGFEVIGFRDGFKYLAEGDSQRYTRLTIDDVKHIHLRGGSILGTARTNPAKSETSMHNVLDVLNKLGVTALVTIGGDDTAFSASQVYKRAEGRIRVAHVPKTIDNDLPLPGSTPTFGFETARHYGVQLVRNLSEDAQTTSRWYIVVSMGRSAGHLALGIGKAAAATLTIIPEEFRDRPVTLEEVCDIIIGSIIKRRAMGRYYGVVVLAEGLIEAMGEQGLKNAVPGGQLERYGRVIRDDHGHLRLGEIAFGRLVKDTLMARLEPLGLKISFIDKDLGYELRCADPIPFDAEYTRDLGYGAIKFILSADAAKYGAIISFIDGKMLPLPFEKMLNPQTGRFTVRRVNVDGESYECALHYMIRLERSDFEDVSQLARLAAVVKMTPEQFKQRFGYLVGIA
- a CDS encoding SCO family protein, whose protein sequence is MNRNRIRVWACCLALGLAGCSRDSQPLGPAAGPPLAPRHYEVRGVVIELDPARSNLLVRHEEIPGYMRAMTMPFAVRDTNLLAGLASGDSIRFRLVVTETDGWIETLEKVNTPATNRLPLTGPFRLVRDVDPLQPGDLLPHYPLTNQWGQPFSTTNFHGRVLVLSFIYTRCPFPTFCPRTMQELVRAWHALAADAAAPAKVHFLVVSFDPEFDTPQVLRAYGQSHGVPEEGWTLATGALIEVTALAEQFGLTFWREDGGWAHNLRTAVIGADGRVREILVGNRWTADDLAQAIRKALAAEKPAMP